In Gigantopelta aegis isolate Gae_Host chromosome 6, Gae_host_genome, whole genome shotgun sequence, the following are encoded in one genomic region:
- the LOC121374378 gene encoding glutamate receptor 4-like → MAAYHMTAPFLMRKEKPDNGFPLTGNDRFEGYCKDLADEIGKRLKFSYTFRLVEEYGQELANGSWDGMIGELRRGEADMTVAPLTITAHRERVVDFSKPFMNIGISIMIKRPEKMKPGVFSFMEPFSVPVWVCITVVYVVVSFSMFLVSRFSPYEWRRLPFFGNVMYNQFTIYNSFWFSMGALMMQGSEHCPRSAAGRLIGGAWWFFVLIIISSYTANLAAFLTIERMKSPIESADDLAKQTDIAYGTREYGSTREFFKTSQVTTYKTMYNFMTSTSPSPFAKTIAEGVLRVRSSKWNYAFLLESSTNDYYNNRKPCSTMRVGPNLNLKGFGIATPLGSTLKEKINYAVLKLKEDGTLHKLKETWWYEKGECASHPGHRESKKRSLSLSNVSGVFYILISGLVSAIVMGIIEIFCIKKRLSPQYLSPRMKRNDTRLLRFGSPPEQINGLLPDVGTR, encoded by the exons ATGGCTGCCTACCACATG acTGCTCCCTTTTTAATGAGAAAAGAGAAACCAGACAATGGATTTCCTCTCACCGGAAACGACAGATTTGAAG GCTACTGCAAGGACCTGGCAGACGAGATTGGCAAGAGACTGAAGTTCTCGTACACGTTCAGACTGGTGGAGGAGTACGGACAGGAGCTGGCCAACGGATCGTGGGACGGGATGATCGGCGAGCTGAGACGAGGG GAAGCGGATATGACGGTGGCGCCGCTGACGATCACGGCCCACAGAGAGCGAGTCGTCGACTTCTCCAAGCCTTTCATGAACATCGGCATCAGCATCATGATCAAGCGTCCCGAAAAGATGAAGCCCGGAGTGTTCTCCTTCATGGAGCCGTTCTCTGTGCCCGTGTGGGTGTGCATCACCGTCGTGTACGTCGTCGTCAGCTTCAGCATGTTCCTCGTCAGCAGATTCAGTCCCTACGAGTGGAGACGTCTGCCCTTCTTCGGCAACGTCATGTACAACCAGTTCACCATCTACAACTCGTTCTGGTTCTCCATGGGCGCGCTCATGATGCAGGGAAGCGAACACTGTCCAAG GTCCGCCGCAGGACGTCTAATAGGCGGCGCCTGGTGGTTCTTCGTCCTGATCATCATCTCATCGTACACCGCCAATCTTGCCGCGTTCCTCACCATCGAGCGGATGAAGAGTCCCATAGAGTCGGCAGACGACCTCGCCAAGCAGACGGATATCGCGTACGGGACGCGGGAATACGGATCAACGAGAGAGTTCTTCAAA ACGTCCCAGGTGACGACCTACAAGACGATGTATAACTTCATGACGTCCACGTCGCCGTCGCCGTTTGCCAAGACCATAGCCGAGGGAGTGCTGCGGGTCCGCAGTTCCAAGTGGAACTACGCCTTTCTCCTCGAGTCGTCCACCAACGACTACTATAACAACCGCAAACCCTGCAGCACGATGAGGGTGGGGCCCAACCTCAACCTGAAAGGTTTTGGAATTGCCACACCTCTTGGGTCAACTCTAAA AGAGAAAATAAACTATGCAGTATTAAAACTGAAAGAGGACGGTACACTGCACAAACTGAAAGAAACCTGGTGGTACGAAAAAGGGGAGTGCGCTTCCCACCCAGGCCACAGA GAGTCCAAAAAGAGATCTCTGTCGCTAAGCAACGTTTCTGGTGTGTTCTACATTCTGATAAGTGGCCTGGTGAGCGCCATTGTGATGGGAATCATAGAGATATTCTGTATAAAGAAACGATTAAGTCCCCAATATCTT TCACCTCGAATGAAAAGGAACGACACACGACTGTTGAGATTTGGGTCACCACCAGAACAGATCAACGGTTTACTTCCGGATGTCGGTACAAGATGA